The following proteins are co-located in the Apium graveolens cultivar Ventura chromosome 5, ASM990537v1, whole genome shotgun sequence genome:
- the LOC141723490 gene encoding U1 small nuclear ribonucleoprotein 70 kDa isoform X2 translates to MGDFNDAFLRNNAAGGAANVQSRVKAQARTNVLQLKLIGQSHPTGLTNNLLKLFEPRPPLEFKPPPEKNKCPPYTGMAQYVPNFAEPSDAEYAPPVQKGETPTEKRARIHQLRLEEGAKRAAEELEKYDPSNDPNISGDPYKTLFVARLNYETTESRLKREFEAYGPIKRVRLVADKEKNKPRGYAFIEYMHTRDMKAAYKQADGRKLDNRRVLVDVERGRTVPNWRPRRLGGGLGTTRVGGEEVNQRHSGREQNQSGGSRSEEPKVREDREREKSRDRGKDREREREKSRERSHERPRERDHRDDRHHRDRDRTRDREREREKGRDRTRDRDRKERSGRDRHREEERSRGRDHEVDDIGHDRDRGRSRDKDYDYDRLDSKQERDRHGDREKSYGHPEPEDDPGWYKQPEQEHRRSEAENEILPYDYYEDRNGLGKYNNPGNEDIHDRYQHSERDHDRYDQMDEDREYHRSDRSHSRDYK, encoded by the exons ATGGGAGATTTTAACGATGCGTTTTTGCGAAACAACGCCGCCGGCGGTGCGGCGAACGTGCAGAGCCGTGTCAAGGCGCAGGCTCGTACTAATGTTTTGCAGCTCAAGCTG ATTGGGCAAAGTCATCCAACTGGTTTAACAAACAACCTGCTAAAGCTTTTTGAGCCCCGGCCTCCATTGGAGTTCAAACCACCTCCTGAGAAGAATAAGTGTCCACCATATACAG GAATGGCTCAATATGTACCCAACTTTGCGGAACCAAGTGATGCTGAGTATGCTCCTCCGGTCCAAAAGGGTGAAACTCCT ACAGAAAAAAGGGCTAGGATCCACCAGTTACGACTTGAAGAAGGTGCAAAACGGGCTGCAGAGGAACTTGAGAAAT ATGACCCAAGTAATGACCCAAATATCTCTGGGGATCCATATAAGACACTGTTCGTAGCCAGGCTT AATTATGAGACAACTGAGAGCAGACTTAAAAGGGAGTTTGAGGCTTATGGTCCTATCAAGCGG GTTCGCTTGGTTGCAGATAAGGAGAAAAACAAACCCAGAGGCTATGCTTTCATTGAATATATGCACACTCGGGACATGAAAG CTGCATATAAACAAGCTGATGGGAGGAAGCTTGACAACAGAAGGGTTTTGGTAGATGTTGAGCGTGGTAGAACTGTTCCAAACTGGAGACCCCGTAGACTTGGAGGTGGGCTTGGTACAACCAGGGTTGGAGGTGAAGAAGTTAATCAGAGGCATTCTGGGAG AGAGCAGAATCAATCAGGTGGATCACGGTCTGAGGAGCCAAAAGTAAGAGAAGATCGAGAAAG GGAGAAGTCACGTGATAGAGGAAAGGACAGAGAAAGGGAACGGGAAAAGTCTCGTGAGCGCTCTCATGAAAGGCCAAGGGAACGTGATCATAGAGATGATAGACACCATAGAGATCGTGACAGGACCAGAGACAGAGAAAGGGAGAGAGAAAAGGGTCGTGACCGAACACGAGATCGTGATCGTAAAGAGCGTAGTGGTCGTGATCGCCATCGTGAAGAGGAAAGGAGCAGGGGTAGGGATCATGAGGTGGATGACATTGGTCATGATCGTGATCGTGGTCGTTCCCGTGATAAAGATTATGACTATGATCGTCTGGATTCAAAACAAGAGCGTGACCGCCATGGTGACCGAGAGAAGAGTTACGGTCATCCAGAGCCTGAGGATGATCCTGGATGGTACAAACAACCTGAACAGGAGCACAGACGTTCAGAAGCTGAGAATGAAATTTTACCATATGATTACTATGAAGATCGCAATGGACTTGGTAAATATAATAATCCCGGTAATGAGGATATTCATGATCGATACCAGCATTCGGAGCGTGATCATGATAGATATGACCAAATGGATGAGGACCGTGAATATCATCGATCAGATAGGTCACATTCCCGAGACTATAAATAA
- the LOC141723490 gene encoding U1 small nuclear ribonucleoprotein 70 kDa isoform X1 produces the protein MGDFNDAFLRNNAAGGAANVQSRVKAQARTNVLQLKLIGQSHPTGLTNNLLKLFEPRPPLEFKPPPEKNKCPPYTGMAQYVPNFAEPSDAEYAPPVQKGETPTEKRARIHQLRLEEGAKRAAEELEKYDPSNDPNISGDPYKTLFVARLNYETTESRLKREFEAYGPIKRVRLVADKEKNKPRGYAFIEYMHTRDMKAAYKQADGRKLDNRRVLVDVERGRTVPNWRPRRLGGGLGTTRVGGEEVNQRHSGREQNQSGGSRSEEPKVREDRERDREKSRDRGKDREREREKSRERSHERPRERDHRDDRHHRDRDRTRDREREREKGRDRTRDRDRKERSGRDRHREEERSRGRDHEVDDIGHDRDRGRSRDKDYDYDRLDSKQERDRHGDREKSYGHPEPEDDPGWYKQPEQEHRRSEAENEILPYDYYEDRNGLGKYNNPGNEDIHDRYQHSERDHDRYDQMDEDREYHRSDRSHSRDYK, from the exons ATGGGAGATTTTAACGATGCGTTTTTGCGAAACAACGCCGCCGGCGGTGCGGCGAACGTGCAGAGCCGTGTCAAGGCGCAGGCTCGTACTAATGTTTTGCAGCTCAAGCTG ATTGGGCAAAGTCATCCAACTGGTTTAACAAACAACCTGCTAAAGCTTTTTGAGCCCCGGCCTCCATTGGAGTTCAAACCACCTCCTGAGAAGAATAAGTGTCCACCATATACAG GAATGGCTCAATATGTACCCAACTTTGCGGAACCAAGTGATGCTGAGTATGCTCCTCCGGTCCAAAAGGGTGAAACTCCT ACAGAAAAAAGGGCTAGGATCCACCAGTTACGACTTGAAGAAGGTGCAAAACGGGCTGCAGAGGAACTTGAGAAAT ATGACCCAAGTAATGACCCAAATATCTCTGGGGATCCATATAAGACACTGTTCGTAGCCAGGCTT AATTATGAGACAACTGAGAGCAGACTTAAAAGGGAGTTTGAGGCTTATGGTCCTATCAAGCGG GTTCGCTTGGTTGCAGATAAGGAGAAAAACAAACCCAGAGGCTATGCTTTCATTGAATATATGCACACTCGGGACATGAAAG CTGCATATAAACAAGCTGATGGGAGGAAGCTTGACAACAGAAGGGTTTTGGTAGATGTTGAGCGTGGTAGAACTGTTCCAAACTGGAGACCCCGTAGACTTGGAGGTGGGCTTGGTACAACCAGGGTTGGAGGTGAAGAAGTTAATCAGAGGCATTCTGGGAG AGAGCAGAATCAATCAGGTGGATCACGGTCTGAGGAGCCAAAAGTAAGAGAAGATCGAGAAAG GGACAGGGAGAAGTCACGTGATAGAGGAAAGGACAGAGAAAGGGAACGGGAAAAGTCTCGTGAGCGCTCTCATGAAAGGCCAAGGGAACGTGATCATAGAGATGATAGACACCATAGAGATCGTGACAGGACCAGAGACAGAGAAAGGGAGAGAGAAAAGGGTCGTGACCGAACACGAGATCGTGATCGTAAAGAGCGTAGTGGTCGTGATCGCCATCGTGAAGAGGAAAGGAGCAGGGGTAGGGATCATGAGGTGGATGACATTGGTCATGATCGTGATCGTGGTCGTTCCCGTGATAAAGATTATGACTATGATCGTCTGGATTCAAAACAAGAGCGTGACCGCCATGGTGACCGAGAGAAGAGTTACGGTCATCCAGAGCCTGAGGATGATCCTGGATGGTACAAACAACCTGAACAGGAGCACAGACGTTCAGAAGCTGAGAATGAAATTTTACCATATGATTACTATGAAGATCGCAATGGACTTGGTAAATATAATAATCCCGGTAATGAGGATATTCATGATCGATACCAGCATTCGGAGCGTGATCATGATAGATATGACCAAATGGATGAGGACCGTGAATATCATCGATCAGATAGGTCACATTCCCGAGACTATAAATAA